A window of Chitinophaga sp. MM2321 contains these coding sequences:
- the ribH gene encoding 6,7-dimethyl-8-ribityllumazine synthase, with translation MSEHNKSLLNDAGILNLEDASVVMVYTEWNDTIVNELVAGCDKALSQYKVSRTNKILVPGAFELPYACKQYWEATRGTGNQPGAIIAFGCVIRGETPHFDYVCKAVTEGILQLNLQLPVPVIFGILTVDNEQQALDRLGGAHGHKGEEAAITALKMISLQRNLARS, from the coding sequence ATGTCCGAGCATAATAAAAGCTTATTAAATGACGCTGGCATTCTCAACCTGGAGGATGCCAGTGTTGTTATGGTATATACCGAATGGAATGATACCATCGTGAATGAACTCGTAGCGGGCTGTGATAAAGCACTTTCACAATATAAAGTATCCAGAACAAACAAGATCCTGGTACCTGGTGCTTTTGAATTACCTTATGCGTGCAAACAATATTGGGAGGCTACCAGGGGCACCGGCAACCAGCCTGGCGCTATTATTGCTTTTGGTTGCGTGATCCGCGGTGAAACCCCTCATTTTGATTATGTGTGCAAAGCCGTAACAGAAGGTATCTTACAGCTGAATCTTCAGTTACCCGTTCCCGTTATATTCGGGATCTTAACTGTAGATAATGAACAACAGGCACTGGACAGGCTGGGTGGCGCACATGGGCATAAAGGAGAAGAAGCAGCTATCACCGCATTAAAGATGATTTCATTACAAAGGAATTTAGCCAGAAGCTAG
- the gyrA gene encoding DNA gyrase subunit A, producing the protein MTEHTENQQDGRIVQINIEEQMKTAYIDYSMSVIVGRALPDVRDGLKPVHRRVLFGMNELGNHSNKAYKKSARIVGEVMGKYHPHGDASIYDTIVRLAQPWSMRYPMVDGQGNFGSVDGDMPAAMRYTEIRLQKVAEAMLEDIEKDTVDFTTNFDDTLEEPTVLPTRIPNLLVNGASGIAVGMATNIMPHNLSEVVDGAIAFIDNRDITIEELIKHIKAPDFPTGGVIYGFEGVKQGFETGRGRVVVRGKVNAETAKNGREKLVIYELPYQINKAVLHQKIAQLVNDKIIEGITDVRDESDREGMRLVIDLKREAISNVIINQLFKYSELQTSYGINNVALVKGRPRILNLKDMLSEFIDFRHEVVVRRTRFDLRKAEEKAHILSGYLIALDHLDEVIALIRASNTPDVAREGLMSQFGLSEIQSKAILELRLQRLTGMERDKIRAEYDDVMKLIAYLQSVLNDESLRMTIIKDELEEVKKKFGDERKTEIQYLASEMRIEDIIAEEDVVITISHFGYIKRTSAYDYRQQKRGGRGAIGGKTRDEDYIEHLFVASTHHTMLFFTEKGRCYWLKVYEIPDGEKNGKGRAIQNMIQLPGDDKIRAIIDLKDLNDKDFINNNYIVLCTKKGIIKKTMVEEFSRPRQNGVNAITINDGDQLLEAKLTNGDSQIMMAIQSGRAIRFPEATVRDTGRGAIGVRGIEVNSETDEVVGMICVNKEDESRTILVVSEKGFGKRTNIEEYRITNRGGKGVKTINITEKTGNLIAILDVTEKHDLMITCKSGITIRMAVADIREAGRATQGVRLIRLDDTDEIAAVARLDEQEELAADIVEGEEGAEGTVAGEEDTAAEGTPDQEAAAADPEEPAE; encoded by the coding sequence ATGACAGAGCATACGGAAAATCAGCAGGATGGTAGAATTGTCCAGATAAATATCGAGGAACAAATGAAAACGGCGTACATAGATTACTCTATGTCCGTGATCGTAGGCCGCGCCTTGCCCGATGTGAGAGATGGGTTGAAGCCTGTGCACCGCCGCGTTTTATTCGGTATGAATGAACTGGGGAACCACAGTAATAAAGCCTACAAGAAATCAGCGCGTATTGTGGGTGAGGTAATGGGTAAGTATCACCCCCATGGTGATGCCTCTATCTATGATACCATTGTGCGGCTGGCCCAGCCATGGAGCATGCGTTATCCCATGGTAGACGGTCAGGGTAACTTCGGTTCCGTTGACGGTGACATGCCGGCAGCGATGCGTTATACCGAAATCCGGCTGCAAAAGGTAGCGGAAGCTATGCTGGAAGATATTGAAAAAGATACAGTAGACTTCACCACCAACTTCGATGATACCCTCGAAGAGCCTACAGTACTGCCTACCCGTATTCCAAACCTGCTCGTAAACGGTGCTTCCGGGATCGCAGTAGGTATGGCCACCAACATTATGCCGCATAACCTCAGCGAAGTGGTGGACGGCGCTATTGCATTTATTGATAACAGGGACATCACCATTGAAGAACTGATCAAACATATTAAAGCACCCGATTTCCCAACCGGAGGCGTTATTTATGGGTTTGAAGGCGTGAAGCAGGGCTTCGAAACCGGCAGAGGCAGGGTAGTGGTAAGAGGTAAGGTCAACGCAGAAACGGCTAAGAATGGCCGCGAAAAACTGGTGATCTACGAATTACCTTACCAGATCAACAAAGCCGTTCTCCACCAGAAAATTGCACAACTGGTAAATGATAAAATAATTGAAGGCATCACCGATGTACGGGACGAAAGTGACCGCGAAGGTATGCGCCTGGTAATTGATCTGAAACGCGAGGCTATCTCCAACGTTATCATTAATCAGTTATTTAAATATTCCGAATTACAGACATCTTATGGGATCAACAACGTGGCGCTGGTAAAAGGCCGTCCGCGTATCCTGAACCTGAAAGATATGTTATCGGAGTTCATCGATTTCCGTCATGAAGTAGTCGTGAGAAGAACCCGTTTCGACCTGCGTAAAGCAGAAGAAAAGGCGCATATCCTCTCTGGTTACCTCATCGCACTGGATCACCTGGACGAAGTAATTGCACTGATCCGTGCATCCAACACACCGGATGTTGCAAGAGAAGGATTAATGTCTCAGTTCGGACTATCGGAAATTCAGTCAAAAGCCATCCTGGAACTGCGTTTACAGCGCCTTACCGGTATGGAGCGCGATAAGATCCGTGCTGAATACGACGACGTAATGAAACTGATCGCTTACCTGCAAAGTGTACTGAATGATGAGTCTTTACGTATGACCATCATCAAGGATGAACTGGAAGAAGTGAAAAAGAAATTCGGTGACGAACGTAAAACTGAAATTCAGTATCTCGCCAGCGAAATGAGGATTGAAGATATCATTGCAGAAGAAGATGTGGTGATCACCATTTCTCATTTTGGTTATATCAAACGTACCTCTGCTTACGATTACCGTCAGCAGAAACGTGGTGGCCGTGGTGCTATCGGCGGCAAAACCCGCGACGAAGATTATATAGAACACCTGTTTGTGGCCTCTACACACCATACCATGCTGTTCTTCACAGAGAAAGGCCGTTGCTACTGGTTAAAGGTCTACGAAATCCCTGATGGAGAAAAGAATGGTAAAGGCCGTGCCATCCAGAATATGATCCAGCTGCCCGGAGATGATAAGATCCGCGCTATTATCGACCTCAAAGACCTGAATGATAAGGATTTCATCAACAACAACTATATTGTTCTCTGTACCAAAAAAGGTATCATCAAGAAAACAATGGTAGAGGAATTCTCCCGCCCACGTCAAAATGGTGTAAATGCTATTACTATCAATGACGGCGATCAACTGCTGGAAGCCAAACTGACCAACGGCGATAGTCAGATTATGATGGCGATTCAGAGTGGACGCGCTATCAGGTTCCCTGAAGCAACTGTTCGTGATACCGGCCGTGGTGCGATCGGTGTGAGAGGAATTGAAGTAAATAGTGAGACAGATGAAGTGGTTGGTATGATTTGTGTTAACAAGGAAGACGAATCAAGAACAATTCTTGTAGTATCTGAGAAAGGTTTTGGTAAACGGACTAATATTGAAGAATACCGTATCACCAACAGAGGTGGTAAAGGAGTGAAAACGATCAATATTACAGAGAAAACCGGTAACCTGATCGCTATCCTGGATGTAACAGAGAAACACGATCTGATGATCACCTGCAAATCCGGCATCACAATCCGTATGGCAGTAGCAGATATCAGAGAAGCAGGACGTGCTACACAAGGTGTACGCCTGATCCGCCTGGACGACACGGATGAAATAG
- a CDS encoding DUF4349 domain-containing protein: protein MEFPVWLHHTGNSNYMNYARFLSLCTSALLLSACGSRNHLEKQATLAMEMTALDTAGGLVAFAGQGNATLAAPAPVIPQKIIRNASIRFVVSDFAPVRSRIAQTVSKAGGYIANETENRTSLELRNQLEIKIPLAQFDSCVEALTSGVFRLDEKSITSQDVTEEYIDLDARMKARMETEKRYLQFLQQAKNVKEVLEVEDKLKDIREEVEAAKGRLQYLDHHAALSTIHLTYYQTFANTDPQSPGFFQRALLALKDGWNNLLGLSVSLLSMWPLMTGIIFLVIFIRARIKRWKRRIATTPVPANVNQ, encoded by the coding sequence ATGGAATTTCCCGTATGGCTACATCATACAGGAAATTCCAACTACATGAACTACGCGCGCTTCCTTTCCCTTTGTACTTCAGCACTCCTGTTATCCGCCTGCGGATCCAGAAATCATCTTGAAAAACAAGCAACTCTGGCAATGGAAATGACCGCGCTGGATACAGCAGGCGGTTTGGTTGCCTTTGCAGGCCAGGGAAACGCAACGCTTGCAGCACCTGCGCCGGTGATCCCACAAAAAATTATCAGGAATGCATCTATACGTTTTGTGGTGAGTGACTTCGCACCTGTCAGAAGTCGTATAGCCCAAACCGTTAGCAAGGCAGGCGGTTATATAGCCAACGAAACAGAAAACCGTACCAGCCTCGAATTGCGCAATCAGCTGGAAATAAAAATCCCGCTGGCTCAATTTGATAGTTGCGTGGAAGCCCTGACCAGTGGTGTCTTCCGGCTGGACGAGAAAAGTATTACCTCCCAGGATGTGACCGAAGAATATATAGACCTGGACGCCCGGATGAAAGCGAGGATGGAAACCGAAAAACGTTATCTGCAGTTTCTGCAACAGGCAAAAAATGTGAAGGAGGTACTGGAAGTAGAAGATAAGTTGAAAGACATCCGGGAAGAAGTGGAAGCAGCCAAAGGCCGGCTTCAGTACCTGGATCATCATGCGGCTTTAAGTACAATCCATCTTACCTATTACCAGACATTTGCCAATACAGATCCTCAGTCGCCCGGATTTTTTCAGCGCGCCTTGCTGGCACTGAAAGACGGCTGGAATAACCTGCTGGGGCTGTCTGTATCGCTGCTCAGTATGTGGCCCCTGATGACCGGTATCATTTTTCTTGTTATTTTTATACGGGCAAGGATAAAGAGATGGAAACGCAGGATAGCAACCACCCCGGTCCCCGCTAACGTAAACCAATAA
- a CDS encoding EVE domain-containing protein, which translates to MNYWLVKSEPFKYSWDQFVKDKVTFWDGVRNYQARNNLRDMKKGDPVLFYHSNEGLEVVGLATVAKEHYQDPTTPDPNWVVVDLKPLKPFKKPVTLAQMKVEKKLADLSLIRQGRLSVCNLTKDEYEVIMGMGGMKI; encoded by the coding sequence ATGAATTATTGGCTGGTCAAATCCGAACCCTTTAAATATTCCTGGGATCAGTTTGTAAAAGATAAAGTTACTTTCTGGGACGGTGTACGCAACTACCAGGCGCGTAATAACCTCAGAGATATGAAGAAAGGCGATCCGGTGCTCTTTTACCACAGTAATGAAGGACTGGAAGTAGTAGGATTGGCTACCGTTGCCAAAGAACATTACCAGGACCCTACTACGCCGGACCCAAACTGGGTAGTAGTGGATCTCAAGCCATTAAAGCCATTCAAAAAACCGGTTACGCTGGCGCAGATGAAAGTAGAAAAAAAACTGGCTGACCTGTCATTGATCCGGCAGGGCCGCTTGTCCGTTTGCAACCTCACCAAAGATGAATATGAGGTGATTATGGGCATGGGCGGCATGAAAATATGA
- a CDS encoding tetratricopeptide repeat protein encodes MAETKDRATKSHPTTKNFDLEASMHRAEDFFLQNKNVIIIAVVAVVLVVGGFFGYNHFVKQPKENKAQEMIFHAQNYFAVDSFKLALNGDGNNYGFLQVVDKYGSTQAGNLAKYSAGVCYIRLGEFQKGIDMLKSFSSADLLLQPTAFGLIGDAYMELNKTTEGIESYKKAGHYNDNELTAPVYLFRAGMALEKAGKAAEAVTIYKEIKAKFPLTNEGREMDKYLARLGDVKN; translated from the coding sequence ATGGCAGAAACTAAAGATAGAGCCACTAAGTCGCACCCTACAACAAAGAATTTCGACCTGGAAGCATCCATGCATAGAGCGGAAGATTTTTTCCTGCAAAATAAGAATGTTATCATTATTGCAGTGGTAGCAGTAGTTTTAGTCGTAGGTGGTTTTTTCGGCTATAACCATTTCGTTAAACAGCCCAAAGAAAATAAAGCACAGGAAATGATCTTCCATGCGCAAAATTATTTCGCAGTAGATTCATTTAAACTGGCACTCAATGGTGATGGTAATAACTACGGTTTTTTACAGGTAGTGGACAAATACGGCAGCACACAAGCTGGTAACCTGGCTAAATACAGTGCAGGCGTATGTTATATCCGCCTGGGCGAATTCCAGAAAGGTATTGATATGTTGAAATCCTTCAGCTCTGCTGATCTGCTGTTACAGCCTACAGCTTTTGGCCTGATCGGTGACGCTTACATGGAACTGAACAAAACCACCGAAGGAATTGAATCCTACAAAAAAGCCGGTCACTATAACGATAACGAACTGACTGCTCCCGTTTACCTTTTCCGCGCTGGCATGGCCCTGGAAAAAGCAGGTAAAGCAGCCGAAGCTGTCACTATCTATAAAGAAATTAAAGCGAAATTCCCCCTCACCAACGAAGGCCGTGAAATGGACAAATACCTGGCGAGGTTGGGTGACGTTAAAAACTAA
- a CDS encoding DUF721 domain-containing protein, producing the protein MRHGTTSIGDALREYMNKSRMKPRFTEVRIQENWEKIMGKTIARYTQSVKLIEHKLIITTTVAPLKQELTYSKDKIIKLVNELLGENIVKEVMIC; encoded by the coding sequence ATGCGCCATGGAACGACCAGTATAGGAGATGCCCTTCGGGAATATATGAACAAAAGCCGGATGAAACCGCGTTTTACAGAAGTGCGCATCCAGGAAAACTGGGAGAAAATTATGGGTAAAACCATTGCCCGTTACACACAGAGTGTCAAGCTGATAGAGCATAAGCTCATCATTACAACAACGGTAGCACCATTAAAACAGGAATTGACTTATTCTAAAGACAAGATCATCAAGCTCGTGAATGAACTGCTGGGAGAAAATATTGTAAAAGAAGTGATGATCTGCTGA
- the recF gene encoding DNA replication/repair protein RecF (All proteins in this family for which functions are known are DNA-binding proteins that assist the filamentation of RecA onto DNA for the initiation of recombination or recombinational repair.) — MLHLNKISLVQFKNYAQQHFVFDKRVIGITGRNGSGKTNLLDAIYYLCFTRSYFTSSESQNTQYQTNGFRLEGLLEKNGQPEKIVCTVKDGKKEVSLNEEKYDRFSRHIGQFPAVMIAPDDAEIILGGSEERRKWLDTLLSQLHPDYLDHLIIYQKILLQRNSLLKNIAATGQHQDSLLDIFDLQLVLHGVPVFEARRQFLQSFIPQVQQRYDFIAGRHEVVSIRYQCTLQEEDYATQLTASRYKDLQLQRTTAGIHRDDLLFLLDEHLMKTSASQGQRKSFLFALKLAQFEVIKQSKKFAPLLLLDDIFEKLDQERVMRLISLVAGNTYGQVFITDTHAERLLQAFAGTGEEIQLINI; from the coding sequence TTGCTGCATTTAAACAAAATATCGCTCGTTCAATTTAAAAACTACGCCCAGCAACATTTCGTATTCGATAAAAGGGTAATAGGTATTACCGGCAGAAATGGCTCCGGAAAAACCAACCTCCTCGATGCGATCTATTACCTCTGTTTTACCCGTAGCTATTTTACGAGCAGTGAAAGTCAGAATACGCAGTACCAAACCAACGGTTTCCGGCTTGAAGGTCTCCTGGAAAAGAACGGGCAGCCCGAAAAAATCGTTTGTACCGTAAAAGATGGTAAAAAGGAAGTATCTCTCAACGAAGAAAAATACGACCGCTTCTCCCGTCATATCGGCCAGTTCCCTGCCGTTATGATTGCCCCCGATGACGCAGAGATCATCCTCGGCGGCAGCGAAGAACGCCGCAAATGGCTGGATACCCTCCTGTCGCAACTCCACCCCGACTACCTCGATCACCTGATCATCTATCAAAAAATATTATTACAGCGGAATAGCCTGCTAAAAAATATTGCTGCCACCGGACAGCACCAAGACAGTTTGCTCGATATCTTTGACTTACAGCTGGTACTCCATGGTGTTCCCGTATTTGAAGCAAGGCGTCAGTTCCTGCAATCATTTATCCCGCAGGTACAGCAACGCTACGATTTCATTGCCGGCAGGCATGAAGTGGTGAGCATCCGCTACCAGTGCACCCTGCAGGAAGAAGATTATGCCACCCAGCTGACTGCATCCCGGTATAAGGATCTTCAATTACAGCGCACTACAGCCGGCATCCATCGTGATGACCTGCTATTCCTCCTGGATGAACATCTCATGAAAACCAGCGCCTCCCAGGGGCAACGCAAAAGCTTTTTATTTGCACTCAAACTCGCACAGTTTGAAGTCATCAAACAAAGTAAAAAGTTCGCCCCCCTCCTGTTGCTCGATGATATTTTTGAAAAACTGGACCAGGAAAGAGTGATGCGCTTAATTTCCCTGGTAGCCGGCAATACTTATGGCCAGGTATTTATTACAGACACCCACGCAGAGAGGCTATTGCAGGCTTTCGCAGGAACCGGGGAGGAAATACAACTCATTAATATTTAG
- a CDS encoding saccharopine dehydrogenase C-terminal domain-containing protein has product MKNILLFGAGKSATSLIDYLLANAPRQKWHVTVADNDLILIKSKIGKSYYASPATIDINDQAARQQLIRDTDLVISLLPPPLHIIVARDCLQFHKNLLTASYIDPEVRKLEKEIEKAGLLFMYEMGLDPGIDHMSAMKLIHSIEKKGGQIFSFKSYCGGLVSPDSIDNPWQYKISWNARNIVMAGSSGATYREKGKVKELSYEQLFDHSKTIQVPHLGKLAYYPNRDSLAYMASYKLEDIATFMRATLRFPDFCEGWNALVKLGLTNDTDKIKTDDLSYFQWATHLFQTDPQLGNEENIAQHLGISSKSKVIRQLKYLGLLNTDNINLGEQTNAGILQHLVEDKLKMEPADKDMIVMMHEIEFERRNMATRIHSYMITQGEDNVRTAMAKAVGLPLGIMAKLILQDKVTLTGLQIPVMPEIYNPVLKELEEFDIRFEESFE; this is encoded by the coding sequence ATGAAGAACATATTGTTGTTCGGTGCCGGTAAATCGGCAACGAGTCTGATCGACTATCTGCTGGCCAATGCTCCCCGGCAAAAATGGCACGTAACAGTAGCAGATAATGACCTCATACTGATAAAATCAAAAATCGGAAAGTCGTATTATGCTTCACCAGCAACGATCGACATCAACGACCAGGCTGCCAGACAGCAACTGATCCGGGATACTGATCTCGTTATCTCCCTGCTTCCCCCTCCTTTGCATATTATCGTTGCCCGGGATTGCCTGCAATTCCATAAAAACCTGCTGACCGCTTCCTACATAGATCCCGAAGTACGCAAACTGGAGAAAGAAATAGAAAAAGCCGGTCTGCTTTTTATGTATGAAATGGGCCTGGACCCCGGTATAGACCATATGTCGGCCATGAAACTCATTCACTCTATTGAGAAAAAAGGCGGGCAGATCTTCTCCTTTAAATCTTATTGCGGTGGACTCGTTTCACCAGACAGTATTGATAATCCCTGGCAGTATAAAATATCCTGGAATGCCCGCAATATCGTGATGGCCGGCAGCTCAGGCGCTACTTACCGGGAAAAAGGCAAGGTAAAAGAACTTAGCTACGAACAACTATTTGATCACTCCAAAACCATACAGGTGCCTCATCTCGGCAAACTGGCCTACTATCCTAACCGCGATTCCCTGGCTTACATGGCGTCTTACAAACTGGAAGATATCGCCACGTTTATGCGGGCCACCCTGCGGTTCCCCGACTTCTGTGAAGGCTGGAATGCACTCGTGAAACTGGGTCTTACCAATGATACCGATAAAATAAAAACAGATGATCTCTCCTACTTTCAGTGGGCTACCCACCTGTTTCAGACCGACCCACAGCTGGGTAATGAAGAAAACATTGCACAGCACCTGGGCATAAGCAGTAAATCAAAGGTGATCAGGCAACTGAAATACCTCGGCTTACTGAATACCGATAACATCAACCTGGGAGAACAAACCAATGCCGGCATCCTGCAACATCTCGTGGAAGATAAGCTGAAAATGGAGCCTGCCGACAAAGACATGATCGTGATGATGCACGAAATTGAATTCGAACGCCGCAACATGGCTACCCGGATACACAGTTACATGATTACACAGGGAGAAGATAACGTGCGGACAGCCATGGCAAAAGCAGTAGGGCTGCCCCTGGGGATCATGGCCAAACTGATACTACAGGACAAAGTAACATTGACCGGCCTGCAAATACCCGTTATGCCTGAAATATATAACCCGGTATTGAAAGAACTGGAAGAATTTGATATCAGGTTTGAAGAGAGTTTTGAATAA
- the pdhA gene encoding pyruvate dehydrogenase (acetyl-transferring) E1 component subunit alpha, with product MKTKFTKETYLYWYELMLLLRRFEEKTGQLYGMQKIRGFCHLYIGQEAIAAGAMTATKPEDKFITAYRDHALAIAKGISAKACMAELFGKATGCSKGKGGSMHFFSKEHGFFGGHGIVGAQIGTGAGLALAEQYKGTDNVVLCFFGDGAARQGILHETFNMAMTWKLPVIFICENNMYAMGTSVERTSNVMDIYKLADAYEMPADSIDGMSCEAVHDGVERAVKRARENGGPTLLEIKTYRYRGHSMSDPAKYRTKEELEEYKEKDPITEVLKVIQKNKWATEAEIEAINERVKIEVEECVQFAEESPWPNDDELLKDVYIQEDYPFIVD from the coding sequence GTGAAGACGAAATTCACCAAAGAGACATATCTGTACTGGTATGAATTGATGCTTTTGCTGCGCCGCTTTGAAGAAAAGACAGGCCAATTGTACGGAATGCAAAAAATCCGTGGGTTTTGTCACCTGTACATTGGTCAGGAAGCAATTGCTGCAGGTGCGATGACAGCGACGAAGCCGGAAGATAAATTCATCACTGCGTACCGTGACCATGCTTTGGCTATTGCTAAGGGGATTTCTGCTAAGGCTTGTATGGCTGAATTGTTTGGTAAAGCTACCGGATGTTCCAAAGGTAAAGGAGGCAGTATGCACTTCTTCTCCAAAGAGCATGGTTTTTTTGGAGGGCATGGTATCGTTGGTGCACAGATAGGCACTGGTGCCGGTCTGGCATTGGCAGAACAATATAAAGGAACAGACAACGTAGTACTGTGTTTCTTCGGAGATGGTGCTGCCCGTCAGGGTATCCTGCATGAAACTTTCAATATGGCGATGACCTGGAAACTCCCGGTGATCTTCATCTGCGAAAATAACATGTACGCCATGGGTACTTCTGTAGAACGTACTTCCAACGTCATGGATATCTATAAACTGGCTGATGCATACGAAATGCCAGCCGATTCTATCGACGGTATGAGCTGCGAAGCTGTACATGATGGTGTGGAAAGAGCGGTAAAACGTGCGCGTGAAAACGGTGGACCAACCCTGTTGGAAATCAAAACGTACCGTTATCGTGGCCACTCTATGAGTGATCCTGCGAAATACCGTACCAAGGAAGAACTGGAAGAGTATAAAGAGAAAGATCCGATCACTGAAGTATTGAAAGTGATCCAGAAAAATAAATGGGCTACCGAAGCAGAGATTGAAGCGATCAACGAACGCGTTAAAATCGAAGTAGAAGAGTGTGTTCAGTTTGCTGAAGAATCACCCTGGCCAAATGATGATGAACTGCTGAAAGATGTTTACATTCAGGAAGATTATCCGTTCATCGTTGACTAA
- a CDS encoding Sir2 family NAD-dependent protein deacetylase — translation MKPKLVVLTGAGISAESGLRTFRDSDGLWEGHDVYEVASPEGWLKNPELVLDFYNDRRQDVKAAMPNAAHTGLATLEDKYDVCIITQNVDDLHERGGSTRVLHLHGEIFKMRSVKNDRLVFDIRQDIKMGDLAADGGQLRPHIVWFGEAVPMIEAALQEVRKADIFVVIGTSLQVYPAAGLLHYAKPDVPKYIIDRNVPLVDGFGSLIRIEKPATAGVMELLAIL, via the coding sequence ATGAAACCAAAACTGGTGGTGTTGACCGGAGCCGGAATCAGCGCGGAAAGCGGGCTCCGGACCTTTCGTGACAGCGATGGATTGTGGGAAGGTCACGATGTATATGAAGTAGCCTCCCCCGAAGGATGGTTAAAGAACCCGGAGCTGGTACTTGATTTTTATAATGACCGGCGCCAGGATGTGAAAGCGGCCATGCCCAATGCAGCACACACGGGGCTGGCAACGCTGGAAGATAAATACGATGTATGTATCATTACACAAAATGTTGATGACCTTCATGAGCGCGGTGGATCAACGCGGGTACTGCACCTGCATGGTGAAATATTCAAGATGCGCAGTGTGAAGAATGACAGACTTGTTTTTGATATCCGGCAGGATATTAAAATGGGCGATCTGGCTGCTGATGGCGGACAACTAAGACCGCACATCGTATGGTTCGGAGAGGCTGTGCCCATGATTGAAGCGGCATTGCAGGAAGTGCGGAAAGCCGATATTTTTGTGGTCATCGGTACCTCTTTGCAGGTGTATCCCGCTGCCGGACTGCTTCATTATGCAAAACCGGATGTCCCTAAATATATCATTGACAGGAATGTGCCGCTGGTAGATGGTTTCGGGTCACTTATCCGTATCGAAAAACCGGCAACGGCAGGGGTCATGGAGCTGTTAGCTATCTTATAA
- a CDS encoding (Fe-S)-binding protein, whose product MNVQLFIPCFVDQLFPETAFNMVKVLEKLGCNVMYNTEQTCCGQPAYNAGYQDECRSVATKFVKDFKTFDYIVAPSGSCTGFVRNYYTKLFDNSAAHNDVKLLRKNLYEFTEFLTDVLHVTDLGATLNGVGTYHDACGALRECGIKEGPRKLLEKVKGLELKEMNDCEVCCGFGGTFAVKFEPISMGMGEQKVNNAVNSGADYLISTDLSCLMHLDGYIRKHGTNIKVMHIADVLASGW is encoded by the coding sequence ATGAATGTACAGTTATTTATACCGTGTTTTGTAGACCAGCTGTTTCCTGAAACCGCATTCAATATGGTCAAAGTATTGGAGAAGCTGGGGTGTAACGTGATGTATAATACAGAACAGACCTGTTGCGGTCAGCCTGCTTACAACGCAGGCTACCAGGATGAATGCCGGTCGGTAGCTACCAAGTTTGTGAAAGACTTCAAGACTTTCGATTATATTGTTGCGCCAAGCGGCTCCTGTACAGGCTTTGTACGCAACTACTATACAAAATTGTTCGATAATTCCGCTGCACATAACGACGTGAAATTGCTCCGGAAAAATCTGTATGAGTTTACGGAATTCCTCACAGATGTATTGCATGTCACTGATCTGGGCGCTACCCTGAATGGTGTGGGCACTTATCACGATGCCTGTGGTGCTTTGCGGGAATGCGGCATTAAAGAAGGACCCAGAAAACTGCTGGAGAAAGTGAAGGGACTGGAACTGAAAGAAATGAATGACTGTGAAGTATGCTGCGGCTTTGGCGGTACTTTCGCCGTCAAGTTCGAGCCTATCTCTATGGGTATGGGCGAACAGAAAGTGAATAATGCGGTCAACAGTGGCGCTGATTACCTCATCTCCACAGATCTTTCCTGCCTGATGCATCTTGATGGTTATATCCGCAAGCATGGCACCAATATCAAAGTGATGCACATCGCTGATGTACTTGCCAGCGGCTGGTAA